One Paenibacillus crassostreae DNA segment encodes these proteins:
- a CDS encoding acetate uptake transporter, with protein sequence MSSQTKQSVQIVTADPSGIGLFGLAMVTLVASSQKLELTQGLSFIIPWAIFLGAFAQIFASIQDAKHNNTFGMTAFGAYGLFWLGVASSWLMKLGVFGPQLAADIDGKQLGFAFLGYLVFTLFMTIGAMETHKVLFTIFVLIDFLFLGLTFDAFGIAPHVFHTLAAYAEMGIAIVSLYGCGASVLNAHFGRSFLPLGSPFGIFKK encoded by the coding sequence ATGTCATCACAAACGAAACAATCCGTACAAATCGTGACAGCAGACCCTAGTGGGATCGGTCTATTTGGACTAGCCATGGTCACTCTTGTCGCATCTTCACAAAAGCTTGAACTTACACAAGGGTTAAGCTTCATTATTCCTTGGGCTATTTTTCTTGGGGCTTTTGCCCAAATTTTTGCTAGTATTCAAGATGCTAAACACAATAATACCTTTGGAATGACCGCTTTTGGTGCTTATGGTCTATTTTGGCTTGGAGTGGCTAGCAGTTGGTTAATGAAACTCGGAGTATTTGGTCCACAGTTAGCCGCTGATATCGATGGAAAGCAATTAGGATTTGCCTTCCTAGGTTATTTAGTATTCACCTTGTTTATGACTATTGGTGCTATGGAAACTCATAAAGTACTTTTCACTATTTTTGTATTAATCGATTTTTTATTCTTGGGATTAACATTTGATGCTTTCGGTATTGCGCCTCACGTCTTCCATACTCTTGCAGCATATGCTGAAATGGGAATTGCCATAGTATCCTTATATGGCTGCGGTGCTTCTGTTCTTAATGCTCATTTTGGACGGAGTTTCCTACCATTGGGTTCTCCTTTCGGAATTTTCAAAAAGTAA